A portion of the Pseudomonas sp. PSE14 genome contains these proteins:
- a CDS encoding AraC family transcriptional regulator, which produces MPASPPWSPRRSAVSVQLLTQFALDHGLNLEQCLGGTGLDIGVLADPGADVDAEQELSLVRNLARHLGHIPGIGLKAGLRYHLNTYGIWGFALLSSATFLSAARLGLRYLDLTYAFHRMRLEEHDGEAHLLLDDTAIPEDLRDFLIERDGGGVLRIQRDLTNQPAPVRQVSFRREAPSDVQPYIDELGVRPLFGQAENRIVFDSRILELPLPGANPEVALRCEEQCRALLARRQVRTGLSGQIRDRLLATPGRLPDMEQMAEAMHMTSRTLRRRLEAEGSSFRALVDEVRQALAEELLATGVIRLEEIAERLGYGEVSNFIHAFRRWKGVTPGRFRRG; this is translated from the coding sequence ATGCCTGCCTCTCCTCCCTGGTCGCCCCGCCGCAGCGCCGTCAGCGTGCAACTGCTGACGCAGTTCGCCCTGGACCACGGCCTGAACCTGGAACAGTGCCTGGGCGGCACCGGCCTGGACATCGGCGTGCTCGCCGATCCCGGCGCGGACGTGGACGCGGAGCAGGAGCTGAGCCTGGTGCGCAACCTGGCCCGGCACCTGGGGCACATCCCCGGCATCGGCCTCAAAGCCGGGCTGCGCTACCACCTCAACACCTATGGTATCTGGGGCTTCGCCCTGCTCAGCAGCGCCACCTTCCTCAGCGCCGCGCGCCTGGGGCTGCGCTACCTCGACCTGACCTACGCCTTCCACCGCATGCGCCTGGAGGAGCACGACGGCGAGGCGCACCTGCTGCTGGACGACACCGCCATCCCGGAGGACCTGCGTGACTTCCTGATCGAGCGCGACGGCGGCGGCGTGCTGCGCATCCAGCGCGACCTGACCAACCAGCCGGCGCCCGTGCGCCAGGTCAGCTTCCGCCGCGAAGCCCCCAGCGACGTGCAGCCCTACATCGATGAGTTGGGCGTACGGCCGCTGTTCGGCCAGGCGGAGAACCGCATCGTCTTCGACAGCCGCATCCTCGAACTGCCACTACCGGGCGCCAACCCGGAGGTGGCGCTGCGCTGCGAGGAGCAATGCCGCGCCCTGCTCGCCCGCCGCCAGGTGCGCACCGGGCTGTCCGGGCAGATCCGCGACCGCTTGCTGGCCACGCCAGGCCGGCTGCCGGACATGGAACAGATGGCCGAGGCCATGCACATGACCTCGCGTACCCTGCGCCGTCGCCTGGAGGCCGAAGGCAGCAGCTTCCGCGCGCTGGTGGACGAGGTGCGCCAGGCGCTGGCCGAGGAACTGCTGGCCACGGGCGTGATTCGTCTGGAGGAGATCGCCGAGCGGCTCGGCTATGGGGAGGTGTCGAACTTCATTCACGCCTTCCGCCGCTGGAAAGGTGTGACGCCGGGGCGTTTCCGCCGCGGCTAG
- a CDS encoding sulfite exporter TauE/SafE family protein, with protein MDVGNIGFVIAGLVVGFIVGMTGVGGGSLMTPILLWFGINPAAAVGTDLLYAAITKSGGVLVHRKNDNIDWRITGWLALGSVPAAALTLLFLHSLNADTAAMNSIIKHALGIVLLLTALAVLFKKQVLAFAQRHAGDSFHFSGPKLNTLTVVTGAILGAMVALTSIGAGALGTVALFMLYPFLATRRLVGTEIAHAVPLTLVAGLGHASMGNMDWGLLGYLLIGSLPGIYVGSHLAGRIPDGVLRPCLAVMLASIGYKLVF; from the coding sequence ATGGATGTTGGCAATATCGGTTTCGTAATCGCGGGTCTTGTTGTGGGTTTCATCGTCGGTATGACCGGCGTTGGCGGTGGCTCGCTGATGACCCCCATCCTGCTCTGGTTCGGCATCAATCCCGCCGCGGCGGTCGGCACCGACCTGCTGTATGCCGCCATCACCAAGTCCGGCGGCGTCCTGGTTCACCGCAAGAACGACAACATCGACTGGCGCATCACCGGCTGGCTCGCCCTCGGCAGCGTGCCGGCAGCGGCGCTGACCCTGCTGTTCCTGCACAGCCTGAATGCCGATACCGCGGCGATGAACAGCATCATCAAGCATGCCCTGGGCATCGTCCTGCTGCTCACTGCGCTGGCGGTGCTGTTCAAGAAGCAGGTGCTGGCCTTCGCCCAGCGCCATGCCGGCGACAGCTTCCACTTCAGCGGCCCGAAGCTGAACACCCTGACCGTCGTCACCGGTGCCATCCTCGGCGCCATGGTCGCGCTGACTTCCATCGGCGCCGGCGCGCTGGGTACCGTGGCGCTGTTCATGCTCTATCCCTTCCTCGCCACCCGCCGTCTGGTGGGCACCGAGATCGCCCACGCCGTACCGCTCACCCTGGTCGCCGGCCTCGGCCATGCCAGCATGGGCAACATGGACTGGGGCCTGCTCGGCTACCTGCTGATCGGCTCGCTGCCGGGCATCTACGTCGGCAGCCACCTGGCCGGCCGCATTCCGGATGGCGTGCTGCGTCCGTGCCTGGCGGTGATGCTGGCATCGATCGGCTACAAGCTGGTCTTCTGA
- a CDS encoding LTA synthase family protein has product MGQPEVLTNRQNGASLTRPTVSSHLAFTALSVLALMAMFSLTRLALFIYNRELIGTTPASTFVEAFITGMRFDIRVVVYIVAPLVFALLSARAMGWRWLWKAWLTLTASVTLFLGVVEMDFYREFHQRLNSLVFQYMAEDPKTVMSMIWYGYPVVRYLLAWAFATWLLYLLFRGIDRATRPSAAGSAVAAWYIRIAVMLVVVVLCVVAARGTLRQGPPLRWGDAFTTDSMFANHLGLNGTMTLIKAAEDRFGEDRANIWKSTLPNDQARDTVRQMLLTANDKLVDADTAAIRRDFTPPAGGTLPVKNVVVILLESFAGHFVGALGGEGNITPYFDKLSKEGLLFTQFFSNGTHTHQGMFATMACFPNLPGFEYLMQTPEGGHKFSGLPQLLSARKYEDVYVYNGDFAWDNQSGFFANQGMTTFIGRNDFVNPVFSDPTWGVSDQDMFARGNEELDKLESTGKPFYALLQSLSNHVPYALPKDLPVERVTGHGSLDEHLTAMRYSDWSLGQFFEKAKKSPYYKDTLFIVVGDHGFGAPDQLTEMDLFRFNVPFLMIAPGIQEKFGATRDTVGTQIDIVPTIMGRLGGETRNQCWGRDLLNLPEGDKGIGVIKPSGSEQVVAIINGNRILIKPKEGDIRVYDYKVGKDFGVTRVENAPDQESLRLRLESFIQTATKSLLDNTAGVVDPKSGTK; this is encoded by the coding sequence ATGGGCCAACCAGAAGTCCTGACCAATCGCCAGAACGGTGCGAGCCTCACGCGGCCCACCGTCTCCAGCCATCTGGCGTTCACTGCGCTCAGCGTCCTTGCGCTGATGGCGATGTTCTCCCTGACGCGTCTTGCGCTGTTCATCTACAACCGCGAGCTGATCGGCACCACGCCGGCCTCCACCTTCGTCGAAGCGTTCATCACCGGCATGCGTTTCGACATCCGCGTGGTGGTCTACATCGTTGCCCCGCTGGTCTTCGCCCTCCTCAGTGCCCGCGCCATGGGTTGGCGCTGGCTGTGGAAGGCCTGGCTGACCCTGACCGCGAGCGTCACGCTGTTCCTCGGCGTGGTGGAGATGGACTTCTACCGTGAATTCCACCAGCGCCTGAACAGCCTGGTGTTCCAGTACATGGCCGAAGACCCCAAGACCGTCATGAGCATGATCTGGTACGGCTACCCGGTGGTCCGCTACCTGCTGGCCTGGGCCTTCGCCACCTGGCTGCTGTACCTGCTGTTCCGCGGCATCGACCGTGCGACCCGCCCGAGCGCCGCAGGCTCCGCCGTTGCCGCCTGGTACATCCGTATCGCCGTGATGCTGGTGGTGGTCGTGCTGTGCGTCGTCGCCGCCCGTGGCACCCTGCGCCAGGGCCCGCCGCTGCGCTGGGGCGATGCCTTCACCACCGACTCGATGTTCGCCAACCACCTGGGCCTCAACGGCACCATGACGCTGATCAAGGCCGCCGAGGACCGCTTCGGCGAGGACCGCGCGAATATCTGGAAATCCACGCTGCCCAATGACCAAGCCCGCGACACCGTGCGCCAGATGCTGCTCACGGCGAACGACAAGCTGGTCGATGCCGATACCGCCGCCATTCGCCGCGACTTCACCCCGCCGGCCGGTGGCACCCTGCCGGTCAAGAACGTGGTGGTGATCCTGCTGGAAAGCTTCGCCGGCCACTTCGTCGGTGCGCTGGGCGGGGAGGGCAACATCACTCCGTACTTCGACAAGCTGTCGAAGGAAGGCCTGCTGTTCACCCAGTTCTTCTCCAACGGCACCCACACCCACCAGGGCATGTTCGCCACCATGGCGTGCTTCCCCAACCTGCCGGGCTTCGAATACCTGATGCAGACGCCCGAGGGTGGCCACAAGTTCTCCGGCCTGCCGCAGCTGCTGTCGGCGCGCAAGTATGAAGATGTCTACGTCTACAACGGCGACTTCGCCTGGGACAACCAGTCCGGCTTCTTCGCCAACCAGGGCATGACCACCTTCATCGGCCGTAACGACTTCGTGAACCCGGTGTTCTCCGACCCGACCTGGGGTGTGTCCGACCAGGACATGTTCGCCCGCGGCAACGAGGAGTTGGACAAGCTCGAGTCCACCGGCAAGCCGTTCTACGCCCTGCTGCAGAGCCTCTCCAACCACGTGCCCTACGCACTGCCGAAGGACCTGCCGGTGGAGCGCGTGACCGGCCACGGCAGCCTCGACGAGCACCTGACCGCCATGCGCTATTCCGACTGGTCGCTGGGGCAGTTCTTCGAGAAGGCCAAGAAGTCGCCGTACTACAAGGACACCCTGTTCATCGTGGTGGGTGACCACGGCTTCGGCGCGCCGGACCAGCTGACCGAAATGGACCTGTTCCGCTTCAACGTGCCCTTCCTGATGATCGCTCCGGGCATCCAGGAGAAGTTCGGCGCCACCCGCGACACCGTCGGCACCCAGATCGACATCGTGCCGACCATCATGGGCCGCCTGGGCGGCGAGACTCGCAACCAGTGCTGGGGCCGCGACCTGCTGAACCTGCCCGAAGGCGACAAGGGAATCGGCGTGATCAAGCCCTCCGGCAGCGAGCAGGTGGTGGCGATCATCAACGGCAACCGCATCCTGATCAAACCCAAGGAAGGCGATATCCGCGTCTACGACTACAAGGTCGGCAAGGACTTCGGCGTGACCCGCGTGGAAAACGCGCCGGACCAGGAGTCCCTGCGCCTGCGCCTGGAGTCCTTCATCCAGACCGCGACCAAGAGCCTGCTGGACAACACCGCTGGCGTGGTGGATCCCAAGTCGGGCACCAAGTGA
- the speE gene encoding polyamine aminopropyltransferase, which yields MHDYQETLYDGYGQRFSVDRMLHEVRTEHQHLVIFENARMGRVMALDGVIQTTEADEFIYHEMLTHVPILAHGAAKRVLIIGGGDGGMLREVSKHASVEHITMVEIDGTVVDMCKEFLPNHSQGAFDDARLNLVIDDGMRFVATTTEKFDVIISDSTDPIGPGEVLFSENFYQACHRCLNEGGVLVTQNGTPFMQLDTVRNTAGRMHGLFADWHFYQAAVPTYIGGSMTFAWGATNPALRHVDVTTLAQRFAASGIQTRYYNPAIHQGAFALPQYVLQAIGKPAND from the coding sequence ATGCACGATTACCAGGAAACCCTCTACGACGGCTATGGCCAGCGTTTCAGCGTCGACAGGATGCTCCACGAGGTGCGCACCGAGCACCAGCACCTGGTGATCTTCGAGAATGCCCGCATGGGCCGGGTGATGGCGCTGGACGGGGTGATCCAGACCACCGAGGCCGACGAGTTCATCTACCACGAGATGCTCACCCACGTGCCGATCCTCGCCCATGGCGCGGCCAAGCGCGTGCTGATCATCGGCGGCGGCGACGGCGGCATGCTGCGCGAGGTGTCCAAGCACGCCAGCGTCGAGCACATCACCATGGTCGAGATCGACGGCACCGTGGTCGACATGTGCAAGGAGTTCCTGCCGAACCACTCTCAGGGCGCCTTCGACGATGCGCGCCTGAACCTGGTGATCGACGACGGCATGCGCTTCGTGGCCACCACCACGGAGAAGTTCGACGTGATCATCTCCGACTCCACCGACCCGATCGGCCCGGGCGAGGTACTGTTCTCGGAGAACTTCTACCAGGCCTGCCATCGCTGCCTGAACGAAGGCGGCGTGCTGGTGACCCAGAACGGCACGCCCTTCATGCAACTGGACACCGTGCGCAACACCGCCGGCCGCATGCACGGCCTGTTCGCCGACTGGCACTTCTACCAGGCGGCCGTGCCGACCTATATCGGTGGTTCGATGACCTTCGCCTGGGGCGCGACCAACCCGGCCCTGCGCCACGTCGATGTTACTACCCTGGCCCAGCGCTTCGCCGCCAGCGGCATCCAGACCCGCTACTACAACCCGGCCATCCACCAGGGCGCCTTTGCCCTGCCGCAGTATGTGCTGCAGGCCATCGGCAAGCCGGCCAACGACTGA
- a CDS encoding DNA-3-methyladenine glycosylase, with amino-acid sequence MKNTSPTPRIIHLPYRAPWSWQQFHEHFALRSLGGVECLSPERYARSVRIGDEAGWFSVRPLEDRAELELEIHLAPQHAETLAARVRKMFDLDSDPGHIAQHLGNDPLLSPLIRQAPGLRLPTAFDPFEQAVRAIVGQQVTVKAAVTIVGRLVQRLGEVLPGETEGQPSRLFPTPQALADADLAGIGMPGKRVETLQRFAAACANGTLALHIDDGADDLVKRLCALPGIGPWTAEYVALRAFGDPDAFPTADLGLLKSPVWGVEGINARDLQRRAEAWRPWRAYAAVYLWHAYSQGGRTGG; translated from the coding sequence ATGAAAAACACATCCCCGACACCCCGGATCATCCACCTGCCCTACCGCGCCCCCTGGAGCTGGCAGCAGTTCCACGAGCACTTCGCCCTGCGCAGCCTGGGCGGCGTGGAGTGCCTGTCGCCCGAGCGCTACGCCCGTAGCGTGCGCATCGGCGATGAGGCCGGCTGGTTCAGCGTGCGCCCGCTGGAGGACCGCGCCGAGCTGGAACTGGAAATCCACCTCGCCCCACAGCATGCCGAAACACTGGCGGCACGGGTGCGCAAGATGTTCGACCTGGACAGCGACCCCGGCCATATCGCCCAGCACCTGGGCAACGACCCGCTGCTCAGCCCGCTCATCCGGCAAGCGCCGGGGTTACGCCTGCCCACCGCGTTCGACCCGTTCGAACAGGCAGTGCGCGCTATCGTCGGCCAACAGGTGACCGTGAAGGCGGCGGTGACCATCGTCGGCCGGCTTGTCCAGCGCCTGGGCGAGGTGCTGCCCGGTGAAACCGAGGGCCAGCCGAGCCGCCTGTTCCCCACGCCCCAAGCCCTGGCCGACGCCGATCTCGCCGGCATCGGCATGCCCGGCAAGCGCGTGGAAACCCTGCAACGCTTCGCCGCCGCCTGCGCCAACGGCACCCTGGCCCTGCATATCGACGACGGCGCCGACGACCTGGTGAAGCGTCTCTGCGCCCTGCCCGGTATCGGCCCCTGGACCGCCGAGTACGTCGCCCTGCGCGCCTTCGGCGATCCGGACGCCTTCCCCACGGCTGACCTGGGCCTGCTCAAGTCGCCGGTCTGGGGCGTGGAGGGCATCAACGCCCGCGACCTGCAACGCCGCGCCGAAGCCTGGCGGCCGTGGCGCGCCTACGCCGCCGTCTATCTGTGGCACGCTTACTCCCAGGGCGGCCGCACCGGAGGATGA
- a CDS encoding methylated-DNA--[protein]-cysteine S-methyltransferase — MHYRYHDSPTGRLLLAGDESGLRMLYMDLEQRHYPEPDWQQGSPLLDEVARQLDQYFAGKRQRFDVRLNTGGTEFQRQVWQALLEIPYGYTTVYAELARRIGRPKAIRAVGAANGANPISIIVPCHRVIGSNGSLTGYAGGLPRKELLLRLEGAIERG; from the coding sequence ATGCACTACCGCTACCACGACAGCCCCACCGGCCGCCTGCTGCTGGCTGGCGACGAAAGCGGGCTAAGGATGCTCTACATGGACCTGGAGCAGCGGCATTACCCCGAGCCGGACTGGCAACAGGGCAGCCCGCTGCTGGACGAGGTGGCGCGCCAGCTCGACCAGTACTTCGCCGGCAAGCGCCAGCGCTTCGACGTGCGCCTGAACACCGGCGGCACCGAGTTCCAGCGCCAGGTCTGGCAGGCACTGCTGGAGATTCCCTACGGCTACACCACCGTCTATGCCGAACTGGCGCGGCGCATCGGCCGACCCAAGGCGATCCGTGCGGTGGGCGCGGCGAATGGCGCCAACCCCATCAGCATCATCGTGCCCTGCCACCGGGTGATCGGCAGCAACGGCAGTCTCACCGGCTATGCCGGCGGCCTGCCGCGCAAGGAGCTGCTGCTGCGTCTGGAGGGCGCAATCGAAAGGGGCTAG
- a CDS encoding methylated-DNA--[protein]-cysteine S-methyltransferase, with protein MRTYLPGDSVHSMRERFDRLGTETAHWPAFIDEARQLILGYARGEAVSFDGLPLDLSAVSDFHRRVYDDILQLGRGETTTYGEIARRLGDVGLSRAVGQAMGSNPIPLIIPCHRVLASGGKTGGFSAPGGSTSKLRMLALEGFEDPQAAQTAFDF; from the coding sequence GTGCGCACCTATCTGCCGGGTGATTCCGTGCATTCCATGCGCGAACGCTTCGACAGACTCGGCACCGAGACCGCCCACTGGCCGGCGTTCATCGACGAGGCGCGCCAGTTGATCCTTGGCTATGCGCGGGGCGAGGCGGTGTCCTTCGACGGCCTGCCGCTGGACCTGTCGGCCGTCAGCGATTTCCATCGCCGCGTCTATGACGACATCCTCCAGCTGGGACGTGGCGAGACCACCACCTATGGCGAGATCGCCCGCCGCCTGGGCGATGTCGGATTGTCCCGCGCGGTGGGGCAGGCGATGGGCAGCAATCCGATTCCGTTGATCATCCCGTGCCACCGCGTGCTGGCCAGTGGCGGCAAGACCGGTGGTTTCTCCGCGCCGGGCGGGAGCACGTCGAAGCTGCGCATGCTGGCGCTGGAGGGCTTCGAGGACCCGCAGGCCGCACAGACCGCCTTCGACTTCTAG
- a CDS encoding helix-turn-helix domain-containing protein has protein sequence MARTKTVSDEAILDAAMALMVREGPEAVTFAAVGREVGLSAATLVQRHATKADFLRAVLLRAWDQLDAQTARLDETTELNPEGAVRMLVAMFPVGEGETDYAEGLLILREDMRDPLLRKRGAQWGEALAKALGRRLSGDPARQPLLGRLMASQWQGAQLWWAFERKGDPANAIGAELRRWCEVMLAGERLAG, from the coding sequence ATGGCCAGAACCAAGACGGTCAGCGACGAAGCGATACTCGACGCCGCCATGGCGCTGATGGTGCGTGAAGGGCCGGAGGCGGTGACCTTCGCCGCCGTCGGGCGGGAAGTGGGGCTGTCCGCCGCGACGCTGGTGCAGCGCCACGCTACCAAGGCCGACTTCCTCCGCGCCGTGCTGCTGCGCGCCTGGGACCAGCTGGATGCGCAGACGGCGCGGCTCGATGAGACAACCGAGCTCAACCCGGAAGGCGCGGTGCGGATGCTGGTGGCGATGTTCCCGGTGGGCGAGGGCGAGACCGATTACGCGGAAGGGCTGCTGATCCTGCGTGAGGACATGCGCGATCCGCTGTTGCGCAAGCGCGGTGCGCAGTGGGGCGAGGCGCTGGCGAAGGCACTGGGCCGGCGCTTGAGTGGCGATCCGGCGCGACAGCCGCTGCTCGGGCGCCTGATGGCCAGCCAGTGGCAGGGCGCGCAGCTATGGTGGGCCTTCGAGCGCAAGGGCGACCCCGCCAACGCCATCGGCGCCGAGCTGCGCCGCTGGTGCGAGGTCATGCTGGCCGGCGAAAGACTTGCGGGATAG
- a CDS encoding dihydrofolate reductase family protein has translation MARILGYIASSLDGYIATPEHGLDWLFRHDKLELGEHHYDLFIQRIRTLVMGRGTYDFLEADPSPWPYGEQRVLVMTSRPIENPKGPLETRSDIDALVAELRALDDGDVWMLGGGQLQMAFLERGALDELEVYVIPEIIGGGIPLFPATGFQASPTLVSAKMIEPGCVRMHYRFG, from the coding sequence ATGGCCAGGATTCTCGGCTACATCGCCAGCAGCCTCGACGGCTACATCGCCACCCCGGAGCACGGCCTGGACTGGTTGTTCCGGCACGACAAGCTGGAACTGGGCGAGCACCACTACGACCTGTTCATCCAGCGCATTCGCACCTTGGTCATGGGGCGTGGCACCTATGACTTCCTCGAAGCCGACCCCAGTCCCTGGCCGTACGGTGAGCAGCGGGTGCTGGTGATGACGTCACGGCCTATCGAAAACCCGAAGGGCCCGCTGGAAACCCGCAGCGATATCGACGCACTGGTGGCGGAACTGCGTGCGCTGGACGACGGGGACGTGTGGATGCTTGGCGGCGGCCAGTTGCAGATGGCCTTTCTGGAGCGCGGGGCGCTGGATGAGCTGGAGGTCTACGTGATACCGGAAATCATCGGGGGCGGCATTCCGCTCTTTCCGGCCACCGGCTTCCAGGCTTCACCGACATTGGTGTCGGCGAAGATGATCGAGCCAGGGTGCGTGCGGATGCATTACCGGTTTGGTTGA
- a CDS encoding PLD nuclease N-terminal domain-containing protein, which yields MGFLRELIALVIFVVDIWAILNVARSDADIPKKIIWVLVIAVLPVLGLIVWAFAGPRSKVRT from the coding sequence ATGGGTTTCCTGCGCGAACTGATCGCCCTGGTTATCTTCGTCGTGGACATCTGGGCCATCCTCAACGTGGCGAGAAGCGACGCCGACATACCGAAGAAGATCATCTGGGTTCTGGTGATCGCCGTTCTGCCGGTGCTGGGGTTGATCGTCTGGGCATTCGCCGGGCCGCGCAGCAAAGTTCGCACCTGA
- the mtnC gene encoding acireductone synthase has translation MPIKAILTDIEGTTSAVSFVFDVLFPYAAAHLPDFVREHASEPAVAEQLAAVRADSGEVSADTERCIEILLGWIAEDRKATPLKALQGMVWEQGYRAGQLKGHVYPDAVDALRHWHAEGFKLYVYSSGSIQAQKLIFGCSEAGDLTPLFSGYFDTTSGPKREAESYQRIAAAIGLPGEEILFLSDVVQELDAAQQAGLQTIGLAREGGVLEGHDTVASFAVIDPARV, from the coding sequence ATGCCGATCAAAGCCATCCTCACCGACATCGAAGGCACCACCAGCGCGGTCAGCTTCGTCTTCGACGTGCTCTTCCCCTATGCCGCCGCGCACCTGCCGGACTTCGTCCGCGAGCACGCCAGCGAACCGGCCGTGGCCGAGCAACTGGCCGCCGTACGCGCCGACAGCGGTGAAGTCAGCGCCGACACCGAGCGCTGCATCGAGATTCTCCTGGGCTGGATCGCCGAAGACCGCAAGGCCACGCCGCTCAAGGCGCTGCAGGGCATGGTCTGGGAGCAGGGCTACCGCGCCGGCCAGCTCAAGGGGCACGTCTACCCGGACGCCGTGGACGCGCTGCGCCACTGGCATGCCGAGGGCTTCAAGCTCTACGTCTATTCCTCCGGTTCGATCCAGGCGCAGAAACTGATCTTCGGCTGTTCCGAGGCGGGCGACCTGACGCCGCTGTTCTCCGGCTATTTCGACACCACTAGCGGGCCCAAACGAGAGGCCGAGTCCTACCAGCGTATCGCCGCCGCCATCGGCCTGCCCGGCGAGGAGATCCTGTTCCTCTCCGACGTAGTGCAGGAACTGGACGCCGCACAGCAGGCCGGCCTGCAGACCATCGGCCTGGCCCGCGAAGGTGGCGTGCTGGAAGGGCACGACACCGTGGCCAGTTTCGCGGTGATCGACCCCGCGCGGGTCTGA
- a CDS encoding acireductone dioxygenase encodes MSSLTVYHESSPEQPLKLLTHAEDIASTLNAVGVRFQRWQANAPIAPGASQEEVLAAYQHEIRRLQEEEGYVTVDVVSLTADHPQKDELRAKFLDEHRHGEDEVRFFVAGRGLFTLHIEDHVYAVLCEKNDLISVPAGTRHWFDMGERPHFVSIRLFNNAEGWVAKFTGDDIAKRFPLLED; translated from the coding sequence ATGAGCAGCCTGACCGTCTACCACGAATCGAGCCCCGAGCAGCCGCTGAAGCTGCTGACTCATGCCGAGGACATCGCCTCGACCCTGAACGCCGTCGGCGTGCGCTTCCAGCGCTGGCAGGCCAACGCACCCATCGCCCCCGGCGCCAGCCAGGAGGAGGTGCTCGCCGCCTACCAGCACGAGATCCGCCGCCTGCAGGAGGAGGAGGGCTACGTCACCGTGGACGTGGTCAGCCTGACCGCCGATCACCCGCAGAAGGACGAACTTCGCGCCAAGTTCCTCGACGAACACCGCCACGGCGAGGACGAGGTGCGCTTCTTCGTCGCCGGTCGCGGGTTGTTCACTCTGCACATCGAGGATCACGTCTACGCCGTGCTGTGCGAGAAGAACGACCTGATCTCGGTGCCGGCAGGCACCCGCCATTGGTTCGACATGGGCGAGCGTCCGCACTTCGTGTCCATCCGCCTGTTCAACAATGCCGAGGGATGGGTCGCCAAGTTCACCGGCGACGACATCGCCAAGCGCTTCCCGTTGCTGGAAGACTGA
- a CDS encoding methylthioribulose 1-phosphate dehydratase: MNDTREQLTQQIIEAGRFLYGRGWSPATSSNYSARLAADRALLTVSGKHKGQLGIDDVLETDLAGNSLEPGKKPSAETLLHTQLYAWRPEIGAVLHTHSVNATVLSRLTPGDRLELEDYELQKAFAGVTTHEGRVTVPIFDNDQDIARLAVKVQPWLDAHPDCPGYLIRGHGLYTWGPRMSDALRQIEAFEFLFECELKVLSLRGAR; encoded by the coding sequence ATGAACGACACCCGTGAACAGCTGACCCAGCAGATCATCGAAGCCGGGCGCTTCCTCTACGGCCGCGGTTGGTCGCCGGCCACCAGCAGCAACTACTCGGCGCGCCTGGCGGCTGACCGCGCGCTGCTCACCGTCTCGGGCAAGCACAAGGGCCAGCTCGGTATCGACGACGTGCTGGAAACCGATCTGGCCGGCAACAGCCTGGAGCCGGGCAAGAAGCCCTCTGCGGAAACCCTCCTGCACACCCAGCTCTACGCCTGGCGCCCGGAGATCGGCGCGGTGCTGCACACCCATTCGGTGAATGCCACCGTGCTTTCGCGTCTCACGCCTGGCGACCGCCTGGAGCTGGAAGACTACGAGCTGCAGAAGGCCTTCGCCGGCGTCACCACCCACGAAGGCCGCGTCACCGTGCCGATCTTCGACAACGACCAGGACATCGCCCGCCTGGCTGTCAAGGTGCAGCCCTGGCTCGACGCCCATCCCGACTGCCCCGGTTATCTGATCCGTGGCCACGGCCTGTACACTTGGGGACCGCGCATGAGCGACGCGCTGCGCCAGATCGAAGCCTTCGAGTTCCTCTTCGAGTGCGAGCTGAAGGTGCTGAGCCTGCGTGGCGCCCGCTGA